The genomic segment GAGATGAATTTGTGGTATTTTTTGCGTTGTAATTTTAAAATTAAGTGAATTAGTAAAGGTATTGCTATAATAAACAATACCTTTGATTATTTAATTATTAAGTTATAAAGCATCTGATTACATAAAGAAGTAAATTTCTTGTTGTGAAAATTTCAGGTTTGAATTAACATAACTTAAGTGGGGTTATATTATAATTTACTTAGATTAGATAAATAAATTGGAATTTGTTCCGAATATTATTTATCTAATTCTCTTATTTTACGGTGCAGGGGAAAGGCGGAATATTTTTGGAGTTTAACGAGAAACTGCAACAGCTTAGAAAGCAGAATAATTTAACGCAGGAGCAGCTTGCAGAGCAACTATATGTATCAAGAACAGCTGTGTCAAAATGGGAAAGTGGTAAGGGCTATCCAAATATTGAGTCGCTTAAATCTATATCAAAACTTTTTTCAGTTTCTATTGATGAATTGTTATCGGGAGAGGAACTGATAAGCCTTGCAGAAACAGAAAATCGTTCTAATGTTGGGCGGATTTATAACCTAATCTACGGAATATTGGATGTAATGGTGATTGCATTTATTATTCTACCGATGTATGGAAAATCGGATGGTACATATATTTATGCTGTCAATCTTTTGTCATTCACCGAGACAACAAGGGTGAATCTTATCATCTATTGGACTGTTTTTATTTCAATTATCGGGCTTGGTATCATTGGGCTTCTATTTGCTCACTTTGAAAAAGAGTCATGGTGCAGCCTTACTGGAAAATTCTCCATTGCATTAGAGGCTGTGGCAATCTGTTTCTTTGCAGCAGCAAGGGAGCCATATGTAACCATGCTTTTATTTTTGTTATTTTTAATGAAGATATTTGTATTGGTAAAGCGTGGTCCAACAAAGTGAAAAACGCCATAAACCCTTGAAAATAGGCTCTGACACGAAAAGTGTCAGGGCTTTTTTTTCATTGTGACCATAGGTTTCTTGCTCTTTTACTCATTCCAAGAGATACTGAAATTGCAGTTGCACAAAATGCATGCTGTGAAAAGGTTGAAA from the Clostridium cagae genome contains:
- a CDS encoding helix-turn-helix domain-containing protein translates to MEFNEKLQQLRKQNNLTQEQLAEQLYVSRTAVSKWESGKGYPNIESLKSISKLFSVSIDELLSGEELISLAETENRSNVGRIYNLIYGILDVMVIAFIILPMYGKSDGTYIYAVNLLSFTETTRVNLIIYWTVFISIIGLGIIGLLFAHFEKESWCSLTGKFSIALEAVAICFFAAAREPYVTMLLFLLFLMKIFVLVKRGPTK